In Fulvia fulva chromosome 10, complete sequence, a single window of DNA contains:
- a CDS encoding Exosome complex component rrp4 has product MAITILPPTPAAPPRSSTAHNGNLDTYSSGEENEDSMDIDDLPSGHRKTTNIITPGQIVTDDPQWMRGHGTFASDTDTSTIIRSTLAGTLQKTNRLLSVVPLRARYTPEIGDLVIGRIVEVQSRRWKLDVAAPLLANLLLSSINLPGGILRKRTSVDELNIRSFFGEGELLVAEVQSLFQDGSASLHTRSLKYGKLRNGYFMAVSGMGGGAGVVRSKRQIFTIHTRAGEVDCILGVNGYIWINKHIGEKEEVGVNRLEETASAGMYSSQNDEITTEMRREIARIGGCIRALVEGNLKVEEQGVRRAYEASIELDEIEGETQYIGGERGQRIVEMVLSR; this is encoded by the coding sequence ATGGCGATCACGATTCTCCCACCAACTCCGGCGGCGCCACCTCGAAGTTCGACAGCTCACAATGGCAACCTCGATACATATTCATCCGGCGAAGAAAATGAAGATTCAATGGACATTGACGACCTCCCGTCTGGCCACCGGAAGACCACCAACATCATCACTCCGGGTCAAATAGTTACGGACGATCCGCAATGGATGCGCGGTCACGGCACTTTCGCGTCAGACACCGACACATCCACCATCATAAGATCGACATTGGCAGGAACATTGCAGAAGACCAACAGACTGCTTTCTGTCGTCCCACTTCGCGCACGATATACACCAGAGATTGGCGACTTAGTCATTGGAAGGATCGTAGAAGTACAAAGTCGGAGGTGGAAACTAGATGTTGCAGCACCGCTCCTTGCGAATCTGCTGCTCAGCTCTATCAACTTGCCAGGCGGAATTTTGAGGAAGCGGACAAGCGTTGATGAGCTCAACATCAGGTCTTTCTTCGGCGAAGGTGAGCTGCTGGTGGCAGAAGTACAATCTCTCTTTCAAGATGGTAGCGCCTCATTACACACCCGCTCGTTGAAGTACGGCAAGCTGAGGAACGGATACTTCATGGCAGTATCCGGCATGGGTGGAGGCGCAGGAGTCGTGCGGAGCAAGAGACAAATATTCACGATCCATACAAGAGCCGGCGAGGTTGATTGCATATTGGGTGTAAATGGGTACATCTGGATCAACAAGCACATTGGCGAgaaggaagaagtgggtgtGAACAGGTTGGAAGAGACTGCAAGTGCGGGCATGTACTCGAGTCAGAACGACGAGATCACGACGGAGATGAGGAGGGAGATTGCGAGAATAGGCGGCTGTATTCGAGCATTGGTGGAAGGAAATCTGAAGGTTGAGGAGCAAGGTGTGAGAAGAGCATATGAAGCCAGCATCGAGTTGGACGAGATCGAGGGAGAGACTCAGTATATTGGCGGTGAGCGAGGGCAGAGGATCGTGGAGATGGTCCTAAGCAGATGA